GTTGCTGCATCACCAAGTGTATGGGTTGATAAGGCAGTGGATAGATGATAATGTTTTGCATCATATTGAGATTGAGACGGATGCTCGTTTTtttgtggaagaagctggagcagttGTATGCTAGGAAGACCGTAAATAACAAGATGTTCATGCTCAAGAAATTgattgagctgaggtatcaggagGAACTCCAATAACAAATCATTTGAATGTGTTTCAGGGATTGCTCAACAAGTTGTCTGATATGGGCATTaagtttgatgatgagattcacgGTCTGTGGCTTCTCGGTACTTTACCTGATTCTTGGGAGGTTTTCAAGATGTCTCTTTGTAACTTCGCGTTGGAAAGTGTTATTTTGATGGATTCAGTGAAGAACATTGTTCTTAATAAGGAAGCAAGAAGGCAGTCGAATGCTAGCAGTCCGCGTTCAGATGTCTTTATTATTGAATCATGGGGGAGGAGTTCGAATAGAGATCCCAAGAAGGACAAGAACAAGAGCATgagaaaatatgataaattcaCTAATAATGAGTGTTATTTATGTCATAAGAAATGGCACATGAAAAATGATTGTTGGAAGTTGAAGAACAAGCAACaagaaaatcaagaagaaaaggtaGATCGGGTGACTGTCACCGAAGATCAGCTTCCATTCTTCTTGAGGGTGATGCCATTAATGTCGCATCTCAAGACACCAGCTGCGAGATTGATGGTGGAGCTACGACTCATGCAACATCACAGCGGGATTTGTTTTCTACCTATACCACGTGTAACTATGGCTATGTGAAGATGAGAAATGATGTGATGGCTCAAGTTGCTGGCATTGGTGATATTTGCTTGGAAACTATTCTTGGGACTAGGTTGGTTCTTAAGGATGTTAAGCATGTTTccaataaacttcaaaacaaatataccaaaccaatcacatcaactaaaactcaacgacacatacatcgagtcagttaaacaaatacaaactacatgaccagctatttaacaatttacaaacttactttcgcaacgacacatacatcgaatcagctaaacaaatacaaactacatagccagctatttaacaatttacaaacttactttcacaACGAagagacgaagacgacaaccaagatcagtaaaattatctaaacaaaaaaaaacagagtaagtTATAAAcactgataaatacaactaacaatgatttttgtttacatattacccatcaaataaaagataaacaaacacatcCACAATagaagatacaagagacaatctcgaaagacacaaaggcggcaacaacagCTCCACTggctcactcctcttgtcttattaAAATATCTTACATGTCCAATGTCAACATGCCAATGCTAttttcttcttatgagaaatacataaattcgtttaaaactcattaaagtccaaatactcagaactgtcactcattttatagttatttctacaagtctttatgtatttgttttaaaggtccggtaagagcaacatgtttaaaaataaaataaaaacatataacaaacataataaggataataaaaattattgcttaatacacacaacttacacaactaaactcgagaaaaaatactcaacaactttaatataatttatgtactctcaacagtacaaaaaaaaaattaaaaaaataaacaaataataagtctcagtgacacaacaaacaacaacacgaactatatcaatcacattactaacacaattTAGTCCTTCATAAGTGGAATAACAATGCATACAcaattcatcatcacaactataatcctataacaataaaaaaacttgaaaaacaactcaaaacgtaaaattcacaactacaataaccctagcaaatattgaaataaaacaagaactctgtccataactccgcgcttgcgcgggagCAATATCCCTAGTATTTATAGGTGTACAGTTGATATTGTTCAGGTTTTCTTTAAGATTCTAAGAGCATCCTTATTGCTAGGACCAAGATGAAGTTTCTTAGGAtagtttattaatatatgtagaTTAAGAGATGAAGTTAAGATACTTGCGTAAAAGTGGAGATTATTGGTAGATACTTTTGTTGGTTCTTAgttaaatagaaaatttaatttttttagtaagttatttgtgtttaaaataaaacatataacattaaaatagaaaacataagaaaactacaaagttgaaaaaaaaattacaaggttgaaaaaaaaacattaaaaatgcaaaaaaacaatttttttattcaattcaTAAAAACTTAAACATGAAATGTTAATTTTCAGTCCTAAATTGATCCCAtatatttttgatcaaatcAAGTTTTAATTGTTTATGGACTGGTCTATCCCGAACTCTTACTCGACGATCAAGTGTATTGAAAAGCTCAGTAGGCATCTTGACGCAAAAAGAAAAATCCCCATCTTGAAACGTGTCATCTTGAGTCTCTGTACGTCGTTCatcttcgacaatcatattatggagtatgatacatgctctcataatatttgCTATCTTGGATTTGGGCATGAAATCGCCGGCGAAATTTTGGGATGACGGAAGAAGAAATGAGAAGAACGATTGGGATTTCAATTTTGCCACCTTGTCGGCGTCGAGAGAGTTcgagagaagaagaaatgagaAGAACGAGAGAGACACTCCTTTTTCGTACACAAACCCTAGACCCAACTAACATGTGACACCTGCCCCTGAAAGACGAGTCCGAGAACTTCTTAACTAAGAAATGAGATGGCCCTTTTgcaaatgttttcaatatttttcatttttatttcgaCCCATAATAACTAAGAAATGGGCTTAAGATATGGCGATAACCATGCtctaactaattttttttatcaaagtaaAATACATAGAtgacgttgacaaaaaaaaaaacatagatgaCAACTGTGAGAACAATTGTTAAGTATTGgtcttttaatatgtctacagGAGAGCAAGCGTAAAGATGCAAGGCTTTTGCTCTTGTGTTCATAACATAGAGAAACCTCCCTGCAGCTGGAAAGAATTCGTCAAGGTTTACTCGCCCGTTCTCCTACTTGTATTCATGAGCGttttttcttgttcttattCGTTCTTGATAATCTCTTCTTCTTATAAGACCTTAGGGTTGACATGACTGAGCGTTAATAGTATTAGCTTTAGTGGGATTGAAAAGGCTACGAGCTTGATGTGTTGGTGAAATGACACAAAGAGAGTGTTCCTTGACATGATTCTTTGTGTCATTGCACCACACATCAAGCTCCAAATCGTTGAGCTTAGCAGAACAATTCAAGAGTAACTTTTGTTtctaaattaaacaaatttcgATTACTTGTGCTCCAAGCTCCATCCTTTGATTACATttcatgtttaatttttttttttgaattaccAGGATGTTCAGCCGTAATCACCAATGCCCGAAACACACATCATGTATTAATATTAGTTTCGTCCTAACGGTCAATCAAACTGGGGATCTGTGAATGGTCAGGATCCTTTCCAGTTGAGCTAATGTCGACCTATGGTcatgcttaattttttttcctgcCTGTCTCCACTTTACTACTAAcgattttgaataatttatttgttgATTCAAAATCTGGAGATGTTCCACGCCACCTAACTGATAATAGTCGTTGGTTATTAAAATCAAGAAGCCATGTATAGAATGAGTCTAGGCAAAATCTaaagcaatactatttctaagAAGACATCTTATTCTTGGCTCTGAAACTTTAGTGATCGTCGGTTAGTCTCTTGTGCTTTTGGATAACTCACACTCCTTACTCAAATATGTATTGAAAACCTTTTACCAATTAGCATGACaaatcatcttcaaaacatacATGGCACACTAGACTTATGTAGAATAAGGTTAAGCCAAAGTCTTAGCATATCCATTAAATACATGGAGGAGTGGTAGTTATTACTTATTTCTCTATACTATACCAGGAGTCAATACCATGACTCAGCTGATTTTTAACATTGTAATAGGTACCACAATTTCAGATTCTTAGAGATATTTTAGATgacagaagagagagagagccaacAGCATCTCTATCTATCTAATCTGTGGTCGCTTGAATGATGAGTTGGACATAGGAAGTGTCATCTCTACCCTTGATCTTTCTTGATTTTGCATCACCTGACTAGTTACTCCTCTTCGACCACCAGCCCCTTCTCCAAAACTCTCACCAGAGCTCTTCCTCCGCCTCTCGTTGTGTCCAGCTAAGCGTCTCCGACAGCTTCTTTTAGCTTCATCAAACTCTGGGAGCTCGTGAAACCTGTTTCAAACCATTCAAAGTTACAGCAAGTGTGTGGGCTAATAAAACTCAGCAAAATTTTGTATGGTACCTGCTGCATTGTTGACAGAAGCGTTGTTTAACGCCTGCGAGATAGACAGAAGATGCCTTTG
This region of Brassica napus cultivar Da-Ae unplaced genomic scaffold, Da-Ae ScsIHWf_1507;HRSCAF=2103, whole genome shotgun sequence genomic DNA includes:
- the LOC111203933 gene encoding squamosa promoter-binding-like protein 5; translation: MEGKKAQGLGYLKKKAPMSTYHADEELENDTDGEEEVEREEEKRKGVMDRFKGSSSNRVSSRLCQVDRCTTDLKEAKQYHRRHKVCEVHAKASSVYLAGVKQRFCQQCSRFHELPEFDEAKRSCRRRLAGHNERRRKSSGESFGEGAGGRRGVTSQVMQNQERSRVEMTLPMSNSSFKRPQIR